The genomic stretch CAGGTCATATGCTTCCTGAACATTGCCAGGAGCGAGGGTGAAGTGACGGTAGTCGCCGTGTCCGCCGCCGCGGGTGGACTGGTAATAGTCACCCTGTGCAGGGCCGATGTCGCCCAGACCGGGGCCACCGCGGTTGATATTGACGATGACCGCAGGAACTTCAGAGCCGGCCATATAGGAAATGGCTTCCTGCTTCAGGGACATGCCCGGAGAAGAGGAGGAGGTCATGGCGCGAATACCGGCAGCTCCGGCGCCCAGCAGCATGTTTGCCGCGGCCACTTCGGATTCAGCCTGTACGAAATCGCCGCCCGCCTTGATCAGCTCGGAGGACATGAACTCGGGGATGTCGTTCTGTGGGGTAATGGGATAGCCGAAGAAGCATTTGCATTTGGCAGCCAATGCACCGCGGGAAATGGCTTCATTTCCTTTGACGAATATACGTTCCGGTTGCTTGCTCATACTATTTGCCCCCTTTCTTTTTGGGGGTTTTGTAAACTTTGATTGCCACATCCGGGCAGATCAATGCGCAGGAAGCGCATCCGATACATTTGTCCTTGTCGGCTTCGGGAATCTCGGCGACTTTATAACCGCTGACATTGAAACGATCCGACTGGACGATGATATCCACAGGACAGACCGTGGTACAAAGGAGGCATCCTTTGCAGCGATCTTCCTGGACCTCAATTCGAGACATGTATCACTCCAGTTTTGTTGATGATGTCTGTAGTTGACTATAGCTATATGATTAACATCGCATCTCCATAACTGAAGAAGCGAAACTTGTGCGCCAGTGCGAATTCATATGCCGAAAGGATGGTTTCACGTCCGGCAAGAGCAGAGATCATAATGATGAGCGACGATTCTGGCAAATGGAAGTTGGTTAAAATGCCGTCGATGACGTTGAACTCGTAGCCGGGTGATATGAATATATCTGTTTCTCCCTTGAATTCTGATATGTTACCGCATTCACGGTACATACCTTCCAAGGTTCGGGCGCTGGTCGTGCCAATAGCTATGACCGGTCTGCCCTCGGATTTCGCCTTTTGGATTGCGCGGGCTGTTTTATCTGGCACTTCGATATATTCGGCGTGCATCTGATGTTGGCGAATGTCCTTGCAGCGCACCGGACTGAATGTGCCATAGCCCACGTACAGCGTGACCTCCGCCCACTCGAATCCACGCTCCTTGAGCTGCTCACGATACTGGGGCGTAAAATGTAGACCAGCTGTTGGTGCAGCAACCGACCCTGTTTTGGAAGCATCCGAATAGGTGGTTTGATACCGTTCCTTATCCGAATCAGAATCTGGCCGCTTGATGTAGGGAGGAAGCGGAAGGTGCCCATTATCCTTAAAGTGCTCGGTCAGGTCGTCCTTCCATTGTAACTCCACCTGCCAGCGTCCGAAATGACCCGCTTCACGTGCGATCAAACGAAAGGTATCCGTGAACGTGATGACCGTGCCTTCCTTGGGTGTTTTGGAAGCGCGCAGCAATCCTTCGGCCCTTGCGATGTTCCAGCCGTCTTCCACTGTAGGCTCAATGAGCGGGAGTGGGGTGAGTAAAAGAAATTCGACCTTGCCGCCTGTGGGCTTCATGCCGAATATCCGTGCCGGAATAACCCGTGAGTTGTTGGCCACCAGCAGGGCGTTTTTCGGAAGGTGATCGATCAGCTTCTTGAAATCCGTTGGCTCCATGGATTCCTGTGATCGGTTGACCACAAGCAATCTGGAGCCGTCCCTTTTTTGGGCTGGTTCCTGCGCAATCTGGTCCTCAGGAAGGTCAAAATTGTAGCTTTCAAGTAAAAAATCAGCGGGTATGTCCATCATAATCATCCGTTCAAAGTGTTGAAATTGGTTGTACAATACCTTCCATTTCGGGGATATGTTTTTTTTATTCAATAATTACAGTTAAATATAATTATATGCAGTATCTGAATGCTTTAGACTTGATATTGATGGCATACGTGGTATTTCATTAACTTATGAATTGGCTTTCCGTGGCTGAGATAGCCAAACTTACTCGCATCCCCGCACCGACGGCTCGTCGGTACGCTTCGCTGTTCAAGGATTTCCTTGGAGGACGAAAGATGGGGCGTGTCACAAAGTATCCCGAAGAGTCCCTCACGGTCTTCGAGCGCATTTCGCGTTTGTATGGCGAGGGGAAGGTGACGGCCGAGATCGAGGATGCCTTGCGTTCCGAATTTCCCCGTACGATCGATGTGACAACCACCACCAGATTACCTGCTCACTCGACCGAATCATATGCCGAGTTGGCTGACTCGTTCAACGATGTGATCTCCAAGGTCGCATCCAGTATGGAAATCATAGCCAACCAGAAACAGGTCATTGATCGCCAGCAGGAAGATATTCAGAAGCTCAAAACCGCCTTTGTTCTTTTAGCTCGCAGTCAAAAGCGACTCAAGGAACTCCCGTCCGGCAGTGAAGGGCTTCCTGAAGAAATTCTTGCGCAGACACAGGCCCTTGAAGAAAAAGATGCGGAAATCGAGGAAATGGCACTCAAGCTGACTTTTGATACGTCCGACATCAAGGCCAAACTGCAGATCCTTGAATCTGAACTTGTTCGTTTGCGTAAAGACAGACGGGAAATGGAAAAATTTCTACAGGATAAAATCGACCGTCTTAAAGACGCTGCATCATAGACTTTCCTTTCGGTCCGTCACTTGATAAACGGACAGCGGAATCGACGCAACATCAAGAACGTACAGGAGGGCATCATGCGTTCTTTCACCAAATTTTGTATCATACTGACACTCCTCTTTGTTTTCGCCGGTTGTACTGCCAGAAACACTACTTCCACCGCGCAGGAACCTGCGGAAAACCGTCAGGCAACCTATCAGGAACCTGACTATTACATGGATTTTGACGACATCATGATTCCCAAGGAAATCAACTATGATGCCGACAACTCCTACAAGCTCGACAACTCCAAGTTCCGTGCCGCCATCATGCGTTTTACAGGACGCGTGCAGGTCATGGAACTGATCAACTACTTCCTTAATAATATGGCCAAAGACAACTGGACGCTGGTTTCCAACAACAAGGCTTCCACTGTCCATGTCATGACCTTTGAAAAGTACAACAAGAGTTGTGTCATTCAGGTCGACGACTCGTTCGCCACAGCCAAGACCACCATCTTTGCCGTTGAGGTAAAGGGGGGCACTTCCCTCAAGGATAAGTAGTATGCAACCGCATTATGCTTTTGCAGGGTACATGGGCAAACATGTACACCTTGGCGTCACCGGGTCCATTGCCGCTTTTCGCGCACTGGACCTGTTGCGTTTGTATCTCAGTGCAGATTGTATCGTATCGGCTACATTGACTGAGTCGTGCTGTCGTTTTGTACAGCCTCTAAGCTTTGAAGCCCTTGGTGCGTCACCGGTATACACAAGCATGTTCAATGAGAACCATGCCGGTGATACCGCCTTTGACCACCTTGAGCCAGGACAGGTAGCCGATGCCATGGTCATAGCTCCGGCTTCTGCCAATACCATGTCCAAGCTCGCCAATGGCATGGCTGACGATATGCTTTCCTGTCAGGCGTTGGCATTCGATGGACCAAAGATCATCGCACCGGCCATGAACCCGCGTATGTGGGCAAATCCGGCTACCCAGCGTAACTGGAACACATTGGGTGAACTTGGGTTCATCCGTGTCTGGCCTGATTGCGGTGATGTCGCGTGCGGCGATAAAGGGCAGGGGCGTTTTCCAGCCCTTGAAGAAATACTTGTTGCTACATTGAAAGCGATCAGTCCGCAGGACTTGGCCGGTCAGAAGGTAGTGGTTACGCTTGGACCGACTCGAGAGCCATGGGATGGTGTTCGTTTCTGGTCCAATCCATCAAGTGGAACAATGGGCGCCTGCATGGCGATGGCCGCGTATCTTCGCGGTGCTG from Pseudodesulfovibrio profundus encodes the following:
- a CDS encoding indolepyruvate ferredoxin oxidoreductase subunit alpha, which produces MSRIEVQEDRCKGCLLCTTVCPVDIIVQSDRFNVSGYKVAEIPEADKDKCIGCASCALICPDVAIKVYKTPKKKGGK
- the queA gene encoding tRNA preQ1(34) S-adenosylmethionine ribosyltransferase-isomerase QueA; translation: MMDIPADFLLESYNFDLPEDQIAQEPAQKRDGSRLLVVNRSQESMEPTDFKKLIDHLPKNALLVANNSRVIPARIFGMKPTGGKVEFLLLTPLPLIEPTVEDGWNIARAEGLLRASKTPKEGTVITFTDTFRLIAREAGHFGRWQVELQWKDDLTEHFKDNGHLPLPPYIKRPDSDSDKERYQTTYSDASKTGSVAAPTAGLHFTPQYREQLKERGFEWAEVTLYVGYGTFSPVRCKDIRQHQMHAEYIEVPDKTARAIQKAKSEGRPVIAIGTTSARTLEGMYRECGNISEFKGETDIFISPGYEFNVIDGILTNFHLPESSLIIMISALAGRETILSAYEFALAHKFRFFSYGDAMLII
- the coaBC gene encoding bifunctional phosphopantothenoylcysteine decarboxylase/phosphopantothenate--cysteine ligase CoaBC, yielding MQPHYAFAGYMGKHVHLGVTGSIAAFRALDLLRLYLSADCIVSATLTESCCRFVQPLSFEALGASPVYTSMFNENHAGDTAFDHLEPGQVADAMVIAPASANTMSKLANGMADDMLSCQALAFDGPKIIAPAMNPRMWANPATQRNWNTLGELGFIRVWPDCGDVACGDKGQGRFPALEEILVATLKAISPQDLAGQKVVVTLGPTREPWDGVRFWSNPSSGTMGACMAMAAYLRGADVTVIAGPTSLDFPSGISVVPVTTAAQMYDACMEEWPGMDIGCATAAVADFHPVPYGDQKFKKADADDLTITFKPNKDILYSMGQSKRTDQRLIGFAAETNSIQEAAQGKMQRKNLDLIAANDITQEGSGFGVSTNAMFVLDKNGRKETWPQLPKTEVAWRLWDHLLLD